From the Astatotilapia calliptera chromosome 6, fAstCal1.2, whole genome shotgun sequence genome, one window contains:
- the LOC113023326 gene encoding kelch-like protein 10 has product MMALIINFAYTGSVSITGENVVELLMAADQFNAMDIVKLCSDFLGEQLCPENCVGIWQFTKVCLSPELRTKAYHYIISNFEQVVLEEEFLHLTVEELTDILDREDLNVQLETTVYEALTKWISHVPVQRKQHLTALLSKVRLGLMTSDYLKDHVLSSELVEANSECLSMISNAILDIHDLGSRPFISALYHPLARPRLPHSILLAIGGWSGGEPTNDIEAYDCRANRWVNVTNNLECPRAYYGAAFLNGYVYSVGGFDGVEHFNSVRRFDLTTRAWNEVAPMHSRRSYVSVTVLNGFIYALGGYDGHVRLSSAERYQPELNLWSLIAPMHEQRSDASCTTLNNRIYICGGLNGNECLQTAEYYNPESNQWTMISPMNSRRSGIGVIAYADHVFAVGGFDGNNYLRTAEAYNPHTNTWNLVFSMLTPRSNFGIEVIDERLFVVGGFNGFTTTSDVEYYTALTNEWYEACDMDIFRTDLSCCVMSGLSNLTEYTFPRDFLPLEDVLKLAMESAEST; this is encoded by the exons ATGATGGCACTCATCATTAACTTTGCATACACCGGCTCAGTTTCCATAACGGGGGAAAATGTAGTGGAACTTCTCATGGCAGCTGATCAATTCAATGCAATGGACATTGTGAAACTCTGCTCTGACTTCCTCGGGGAGCAACTGTGCCCAGAGAACTGCGTTGGCATTTGGCAGTTCACAAAAGTATGCTTATCACCCGAACTACGCACCAAGGCCTACCACTACATCATCAGTAACTTTGAGCAGGTTGTTCTTGAGGAGGAGTTCCTGCACCTAACTGTGGAGGAACTTACTGACATCCTTGATAGAGAGGACCTCAATGTGCAGTTGGAGACCACTGTGTATGAAGCGCTTACAAAGTGGATTAGCCATGTACCTGTACAACGGAAACAACACCTCACCGCTCTGTTGTCCAAG GTCCGACTGGGATTGATGACGTCAGACTACCTGAAGGACCATGTGCTGTCTAGTGAGCTGGTGGAGGCCAATTCTGAGTGCCTGTCCATGATAAGTAATGCCATCTTAGACATACATGATCTAGGAAGCAGACCCTTCATATCTGCCTTGTATCACCCTCTTGCTCGTCCGCGCCTGCCTCATTCCATCCTGCTGGCCATTGGGGGGTGGAGTGGTGGTGAGCCAACTAACGACATCGAAGCCTACGATTGCCGGGCTAACCGCTGGGTCAATGTAACGAACAACCTCGAGTGTCCTCGTGCTTATTATGGAGCCGCATTCCTCAACGGGTACGTCTACTCCGTTGGTGGCTTCGACGGGGTGGAGCATTTCAACAGCGTCCGTAGGTTTGACCTGACCACTCGCGCCTGGAATGAGGTGGCGCCCATGCACTCCCGCCGCAGCTATGTGAGCGTGACTGTGTTGAACGGGTTCATCTATGCCCTGGGAGGCTACGACGGGCATGTACGACTCAGCAGTGCAGAGCGCTATCAACCTGAACTCAACCTGTGGAGTCTTATTGCACCGATGCACGAACAGAGGAGCGACGCCAGCTGCACAACACTTAACAACCGG atttaCATTTGTGGTGGACTCAATGGCAACGAGTGTCTGCAGACAGCTGAATATTACAACCCAGAGAGCAACCAGTGGACGATGATCAGTCCCATGAACAGCCGCCGCAGCGGGATAGGTGTCATTGCATATGCGGATCATGTCTTTGCA GTTGGTGGCTTCGATGGAAACAACTATCTGCGCACCGCTGAGGCTTACAACCCGCATACCAACACGTGGAACCTCGTGTTCTCTATGCTGACCCCCCGCAGCAACTTTGGCATTGAGGTAATTGATGAGCGCCTCTTTGTCGTCGGGGGTTTCAATGGCTTCACCACCACTTCGGACGTCGAGTACTACACCGCTTTAACCAATGAGTGGTATGAGGCGTGCGACATGGATATTTTCCGCACAGACTTGAGCTGCTGTGTGATGTCCGGACTTTCCAACCTGACTGAGTACACCTTTCCTCGTGACTTCCTGCCACTTGAGGATGTTCTGAAATTAGCAATGGAGTCAGCAGAGTCCACGTAA